One window of Sporocytophaga myxococcoides DSM 11118 genomic DNA carries:
- the alaS gene encoding alanine--tRNA ligase has product MDSKSIRQKFLDFFKERGHHIVPSAPIVNKNDPTLMFTNAGMNQFKDIFLGNQPAKYKRIADTQKCLRVSGKHNDLEEVGIDTYHHTMFEMLGNWSFGDYFKEEAIKWSWELLTVEYKLPKERIYATVFGGDKGENLEPDNESLELWLKYLPKERILYGSKKDNFWEMGDQGPCGPCTEIHIDLRTEEEIKKVPGRDRVNNDDPRVVEIWNNVFIQYNRKADKSLEPLPEKHVDTGMGFERLVMAIQAKTSNYDTDVFQPMIKFIGDACGKTYGKDLKTDVAMRVLSDHIRAISFTIADGQLPGNAKAGYVIRRILRRAVRYGYTFLGFKEPFLNKMVPVLSNQFAEVFPELKAQQDFVQKVVLEEEISFLRTLEVGLKKLEQIRANIEQTKGAKVIDGKTVFELYDTFGFPVDLTALIAREYGLEIDEAGFEKEMAVQKERSKKDAVKETTDWVQVREEEGVEFVGYDHLHAKSKIVKYRKVTAKGKDQYQVVLDTTPFYAESGGQAGDTGVLQSGKEKIQILDTKKENDLIIHIIDKLPADVKADFEANVDEKKRRLTENNHSATHLLHAALRDVLGTHVAQKGSLVNDKVLRFDFSHFSKMTTEEIEKVEKIVNAKIRENIQLNERRNVPINEAKSLGAMALFGEKYGEFVRVITFDSSYSVELCGGTHVSATGKIGLFKIVSESSVAAGVRRIEAITADEAETFVDSQLSIIEKLKEVLKNPKDILKAVEELSAEKAKLQKQIEEYVSKEGQGIKEELLKKVEPVDGINVVISRVDLSSADALKQLAYDVKAKVDNLFLVLAAKIDDKPQIAVMISENLVADKKLHAGNLVKELAKEIQGGGGGQPFFATAGGKDLAGLDKVLVKAKSVLKEKV; this is encoded by the coding sequence ATGGATTCCAAAAGCATAAGACAGAAATTTCTTGATTTCTTTAAGGAAAGGGGACACCACATTGTTCCGTCTGCTCCAATCGTCAATAAAAACGATCCAACTCTAATGTTTACCAATGCAGGTATGAACCAATTCAAGGATATTTTCCTTGGAAATCAGCCTGCTAAATATAAAAGGATAGCCGATACTCAGAAATGCCTCAGAGTAAGTGGTAAGCACAATGACCTGGAGGAGGTTGGTATAGATACCTACCACCATACCATGTTTGAAATGCTTGGAAACTGGTCTTTCGGAGATTATTTTAAAGAAGAAGCTATAAAATGGTCCTGGGAACTCCTTACAGTTGAGTATAAACTTCCTAAAGAAAGAATTTATGCAACCGTATTTGGAGGAGACAAAGGTGAAAACCTTGAGCCTGATAATGAGTCTCTTGAATTGTGGCTGAAATATCTTCCTAAAGAAAGAATTCTTTATGGTTCCAAGAAAGACAATTTCTGGGAAATGGGAGATCAGGGTCCTTGCGGCCCCTGTACAGAGATCCATATAGACCTAAGAACAGAAGAAGAAATTAAAAAAGTGCCAGGCCGGGACAGGGTCAATAACGATGATCCTAGGGTGGTTGAAATCTGGAATAACGTTTTTATTCAGTACAACAGAAAAGCCGATAAGAGCCTGGAGCCGCTTCCTGAGAAGCATGTGGATACAGGTATGGGTTTTGAACGCCTGGTAATGGCCATTCAGGCGAAGACTTCGAACTACGATACTGACGTGTTCCAGCCAATGATCAAATTCATTGGAGATGCATGTGGCAAAACCTATGGAAAAGATCTGAAGACCGATGTTGCAATGAGAGTGCTTTCTGATCACATCAGAGCAATATCTTTCACGATTGCTGATGGTCAGTTGCCAGGTAATGCAAAAGCTGGTTATGTAATCAGAAGAATTTTGAGAAGAGCAGTTAGGTACGGATATACTTTCCTTGGTTTCAAAGAGCCGTTCCTTAATAAGATGGTACCTGTGCTTTCAAACCAGTTTGCAGAAGTATTCCCTGAGTTAAAGGCTCAGCAGGATTTTGTTCAGAAGGTAGTTCTTGAAGAAGAAATTTCATTCCTGAGAACGCTTGAAGTCGGGTTGAAAAAGCTTGAGCAAATACGTGCGAATATAGAACAGACCAAAGGTGCGAAAGTCATAGACGGAAAAACAGTATTTGAATTGTATGATACTTTCGGATTTCCAGTTGATCTTACCGCACTTATTGCAAGAGAGTATGGTCTTGAAATAGATGAAGCCGGCTTTGAAAAGGAAATGGCTGTGCAGAAAGAAAGATCCAAGAAAGATGCAGTTAAAGAGACTACAGATTGGGTTCAGGTAAGAGAAGAAGAAGGTGTAGAATTTGTAGGCTATGATCATTTGCATGCTAAATCAAAGATTGTAAAATACAGGAAAGTCACTGCAAAAGGTAAAGACCAATATCAGGTGGTGCTTGATACTACACCTTTCTATGCAGAAAGCGGTGGTCAGGCAGGTGATACAGGTGTGCTTCAGTCCGGAAAAGAAAAGATCCAGATTCTTGATACTAAAAAAGAAAATGATCTGATTATACATATCATAGATAAGCTTCCTGCTGATGTTAAAGCTGACTTTGAAGCGAATGTTGATGAGAAGAAAAGACGCCTTACTGAAAATAACCATTCAGCAACTCACTTGTTGCATGCGGCATTGAGAGATGTACTTGGAACTCATGTTGCGCAGAAAGGATCATTGGTAAATGATAAGGTATTGAGGTTTGACTTTTCACATTTCTCCAAAATGACTACTGAGGAAATTGAGAAAGTTGAAAAGATTGTCAATGCCAAGATCAGAGAGAATATTCAGCTGAATGAAAGACGTAATGTACCAATTAACGAAGCTAAGTCTCTTGGTGCAATGGCACTGTTCGGTGAGAAATATGGAGAGTTTGTGAGAGTCATTACTTTCGATTCTTCTTATTCAGTAGAATTGTGCGGAGGTACTCATGTCTCTGCAACTGGGAAAATCGGGTTGTTTAAGATTGTTTCCGAAAGCTCTGTAGCAGCTGGTGTAAGAAGGATAGAGGCAATTACAGCAGATGAAGCGGAAACCTTTGTTGATTCTCAGCTTTCAATTATTGAAAAATTAAAAGAAGTACTTAAGAATCCTAAAGACATATTAAAAGCTGTGGAAGAGCTTTCGGCTGAAAAAGCAAAGCTTCAGAAACAGATTGAAGAGTATGTCAGCAAAGAAGGACAGGGCATCAAAGAGGAGCTACTTAAAAAAGTAGAACCAGTTGATGGCATTAATGTTGTGATATCAAGAGTAGACCTTTCTTCAGCAGATGCTTTAAAGCAATTAGCTTATGACGTAAAGGCTAAAGTGGATAATTTGTTCCTGGTTCTTGCAGCCAAAATTGATGATAAACCTCAGATTGCAGTAATGATCTCTGAAAATCTTGTTGCGGATAAAAAGCTTCATGCCGGTAACCTTGTTAAAGAACTTGCAAAAGAAATACAAGGTGGAGGTGGTGGACAACCTTTCTTTGCAACAGCAGGAGGAAAAGACCTTGCTGGGCTTGATAAAGTTTTAGTGAAAGCTAAAAGCGTTCTTAAAGAAAAAGTATAA